The Asticcacaulis excentricus CB 48 genomic sequence CACCGTAAGGTGGCCCGGACGATAGAGCAGCGACAGGCGCGGACTGTACTGCGTGCCATAACGGCTGTGGTCATCCACGCGCGCACTGAGCGCCAGTGTCAGACGCTCACCCATAGTCTGCTCGACCTGCCCAAACAGGCCGGGGACGCTGAAGTGATAGTTGAAGTCACTGAACCCTTTGGAATGATAGTGATCGGACTGAAAGGCCACCCCGCCCACCCAGGCGGTCGGTCCCGTCTCACTCTTCAGCGCCGCCTCAGCAAAGCCGGTCAGGTGTGAGTCGCGGTCAATGACCTCGCCGAAGCGGTGTTCGTGGCGCTGGGTCATGGACGAGGCGCGCAGGCTAAGCGTACCCAGCCCCTGAAGCGGAAACTGCGCCGTTACCCCGGCATCGTTGCGGCGGGAGACCTGCGTTTCTGGAAAGGCCGTGCCATCCGGGACCGTCCGCCCGCTGAGCGTGCCTCCCTCGCGCTGTTCGCGCATCGCCCCCAGCGTCAGCAGCGCCTTGGCACCGTTGTCGCCATACCAGAACAGGCGCGGGCGCAGCGTCCAGCGCTCAAAACCCGCCATGTCGATCCAGCCATCGCCATCGAGATCTTTGCGGGTCTGACGATGATAGCCGCCGGTGAGCGAATAGCTGAGGCTCTGCGTCGCCGGGGCGGAGCTATAGGCCGTGACGTCCTGCCCGCCGCGGTGGGTAAGGTTGAGCAGGACCTCGCTTTCCGGCTCAGGGGTGGGGCGGCGAGAGACGAGATTAATCACCCCGCCCAGCGCCGACGCGCCATAGAGTGCTGAGACCGAGCCCTTTATCACTTCCACCTGCCCCAGATCGGTCGGCGGAATCTGCAACAGACCGAGCGACTGCCCGCCATAGAGCGGCAAGCCATCGGTGAGCAGCAGAGTGTAGCGCCCAGCCATGCCCTGAATGCGGATATTGGCCGCCCCCAGCGACGGCGCGGTCACCTGCACGCGGATGCCCGGCGTCTCATTGACGAGGGTCGAGATATTGCCGGGGGTCATCAGGCTCTTTTCGTCGATCTCTTCGCGGCCGATGACGTCAACGCGGATCGGCTCGTCCTGAAGCCGGCGGCCGGCGCGAGTGGCCTGAACCACCACCTCTTCGATTGCGTCTTCCGGCTGCGGGGGGAGGGTTTGTGCCTGTGCCGCGGTCACGCAGACAAGCAGGGTCGCGGCGGCGGAGGCCGCCAGAGGGGACAAGGCCCCGTATTGGTAGAACATGGGAAAACCCGTAAAATGAGCAAGCAAAAGCGCGGCGCGTCAAGTCGCTCCGCGGTCGGTTCATTTTTCAGGGTCTCAGCGCGGCGGCGGGGCCAACGGGCGATAGCTCAGGCCCATGCCGTGGCGATGACGCGGCTGGAAATCCAGCGCCTTGACGCTCGGTAAGTGCATGAACAGGAAGCTGGCAGTGGCTATGGCGGCGCAGTGCTGACCGCAGACCTTCAGCGACGAGGCCCCTTTGTCGGCGCAGCAGGGCGCATCCGACGACCGGACGTGCAGGTGCACATGGGTGTCTTCGTGATGCGCCCACGGACCGGCGGCTTCGGGCGCGTGCAGGCCCGACAGCATGGCCAGCAGTCCCGCCACAATCACCATCACTTTGAGGAGACCAGAGCGCATAGGCTATTTATAGGGGACAGGCCCAGCCACCGCAAGCGGCGGGTTTAGCGCTTCTTCCACACCCTTACGTAATCGACCTCAAAGGTGCGCGGGAAGATGCCGTCGTCCACCTCACCGGCCATATTGCCGCCGATGGCCAGATTGAGTAGCAAAAACTGCGGCTTGTCGAAGGGCCACGCCCCCGGCTGGTCAGTTTTGGCGTAGGTATGGAAGTGCTGACCATCGACGAAGAAGTCGAGCTTTTGCGGCGTCCACAGAAGCTGGTACTTATGAAAGGCGGTGCAGGCATCCGGCACGGCAATACCCGCCCCGTCGCCGGGGCCCCCGCGCGTGTCGATCGTATGGCGGTTATGCACCGTGCCATAGGTCATGCCGGGAGTCTTGCCCACGTGCTCCATAATGTCGATTTCGCCGCCATCCGGCCACCCCGCATCGGTGCCCAGCATCCAGATGGCCGGCCATGAGCCCTGCCCGCACGGCATTTTGGCGCGGATTTCGTAGAAGCCATACAGGAAGCTGACCTTACCGCGCGTGATCAGGCGCGCCGAGCTGTAGTCCTGCCCGCCATAATCGGCACGGTCGCTCAGGCGTTCCTTGCGCGCGGTGATGCGCAGCGTGCCGTCCTTCACCTCGGAATTTTCCAGCCGCCCGGCGGCGTAATACTGTTTCTCGTTATTGTACCAGCCGGTGCGGTTGGCCTGCGTGTCATAAACCCAGGTCTTCGCATCGGGCAGGCCGGGCGTGTTGAACTCCTCGGCCCAGTCGAGCGCATAGCCCGCTGGAACTGGTGAGGTCCCATCCGCCGCGCGCGTTTCAGTGGCCACCGACAGGGCCGTCAGCGCAACCGCCGACAGGATCAGGGATTTCAGCATGAGGTTTCCTCTGTTTTTATATGGCTTTTAGATATGCTTCGTGGCGTCTATGCGATCACGGTATTCAGCCCCAACGCATCCTCTGCTTGAAGGCCTCTGAGTCGAAAGGCTTCGGCTCTCCGCTGTCTTCAGCCTCGATAAGGGCCGCACGCACCGCCTCAATATCGACCATGAGCGCCTGTTTACGCTGGGTCAGAGTGATCGTCTTGCGTACCATCCCCATGGCGGCCCTCATAAGAGTCATACTATTGGTGCGTTTATACACCCCAATGATGACTCAGAACAGCCTCCCTACTTCACCGTCACTATGCGGCTCTTGCGGCGGCCATCGGGCGAGGTGACGCGCAGTTCGACCGGCCCGCTCACCGCCACCGGCCCCGTATAGGGCGTCCATTCGTCCCCCGTGAGACGGTATTCGATGGGGGTGGCAGCGATTTCGGCATTGGCGAACAACTGCCCGCCTTCGATCTTCGCCCCCGGCGGTGCCAGACGATAGGCAATGCCCGCCTGATCGAGAAGCCGCAGATGCACCCCCAGCCGGTCGCGGAAGCCCTGCCAGTCGCCCAGCACGGCTTTGGGGTCGACCTTGCCGTCGCCATAGGTGTAGCTCTCACCCGCCTTATACGGCGCTTCCCAGCCCGCCCGGTGCCAGGCGCGTTCGGCCAGCGGCAGAAGGCGCGGGAAGAGGCGGTATTCGGCCTCGTCGTCGGTGCGCACCACCTCTGACCACAACTGCCCCTGTATCCCGGTCAGGCCGCGCCCCGGCGCATAGGGCGTCTTGTCGGCCACCGTCGCCCCCTGCCCGCGTATATCCGTCAGCAGCGAGGCATTGGCCGGCAGGTTTTCCGGCTGGAAGCTGAAAATCTTGTAGCTGTCCGTATCGCGCGACGCCCAGTCATAGGCCGTCTCGTCCGGGTCCGGGGCGGGCGGCATGTCAAAATAGGTGACATCGGGCACGGACAGCACGACTTCCC encodes the following:
- a CDS encoding type II toxin-antitoxin system ParD family antitoxin, whose translation is MGMVRKTITLTQRKQALMVDIEAVRAALIEAEDSGEPKPFDSEAFKQRMRWG
- a CDS encoding glycoside hydrolase family 16 protein, which produces MLKSLILSAVALTALSVATETRAADGTSPVPAGYALDWAEEFNTPGLPDAKTWVYDTQANRTGWYNNEKQYYAAGRLENSEVKDGTLRITARKERLSDRADYGGQDYSSARLITRGKVSFLYGFYEIRAKMPCGQGSWPAIWMLGTDAGWPDGGEIDIMEHVGKTPGMTYGTVHNRHTIDTRGGPGDGAGIAVPDACTAFHKYQLLWTPQKLDFFVDGQHFHTYAKTDQPGAWPFDKPQFLLLNLAIGGNMAGEVDDGIFPRTFEVDYVRVWKKR
- a CDS encoding TonB-dependent receptor plug domain-containing protein, with amino-acid sequence MFYQYGALSPLAASAAATLLVCVTAAQAQTLPPQPEDAIEEVVVQATRAGRRLQDEPIRVDVIGREEIDEKSLMTPGNISTLVNETPGIRVQVTAPSLGAANIRIQGMAGRYTLLLTDGLPLYGGQSLGLLQIPPTDLGQVEVIKGSVSALYGASALGGVINLVSRRPTPEPESEVLLNLTHRGGQDVTAYSSAPATQSLSYSLTGGYHRQTRKDLDGDGWIDMAGFERWTLRPRLFWYGDNGAKALLTLGAMREQREGGTLSGRTVPDGTAFPETQVSRRNDAGVTAQFPLQGLGTLSLRASSMTQRHEHRFGEVIDRDSHLTGFAEAALKSETGPTAWVGGVAFQSDHYHSKGFSDFNYHFSVPGLFGQVEQTMGERLTLALSARVDDHSRYGTQYSPRLSLLYRPGHLTVRASVGRGFHAPTPFVEAIEATGFGRLEPLGDLRPEVARTASIDLTYARGPMEANMTLFGADIDDAVQLRQTGPASVRLLNAAGVTRTRGSEWRLRYRHEALTLTGSYVFVDATEPDPSGIGRRAQPTTPKHTGGFVAMWEEHDIGRIGFEAYYTGRQTLDDNPYRRESKPYWELGLLGERVVGKVRLFLNAENLLNVRQTRHNPLVRRQQAADGRWTVEAWAPIDGFVLNGGVRMRF